Proteins found in one Magnolia sinica isolate HGM2019 chromosome 5, MsV1, whole genome shotgun sequence genomic segment:
- the LOC131246411 gene encoding protein IQ-DOMAIN 13 — MGKKGSWLSAIKRVFTPNSKEKLVHGSEKKGVKEKKKWGLGRLKHGESHSFMPLYREPSSIEKILGDAEREHQRTPTMHSREHQRTPSIPSREHHKSPSIPFRDHQQTHSLPSRAHHYKAIATPNYHQSAAIKIQTAYRGYLARRSFRALKGLVRLQGVVRGQNVKRQTMHAMRCMQLLVRVQSQIHCRRIQMMEIQSLQRQNLHRIIDKDLESSLGKGTMTHLSETEQLEDWDDSVLTKEEIEARMQRKVEAVIKRERALAYAYSHQLWKGTPKSAHTALMEIRSGGFPWWWNWLERQLPSHTPEDPTARFKNNVTPSKPSPEPNARIKPHNYKQPKFSVEGFDVATPRSGKSSPMMKAKHVPILTVKTPQNNSPAHSKPMKPRTSMDGHSLGAALLRDDESLTSCPSFSVPNYMVPTVSAKAKVRAHSIPKERSAAPAERVSKKRLSFPLTHSIGALFTGKDSTSQRMSGNHKSLQSIGNLSVDSTISLPVGVGRKPFQRFV; from the exons ATGGGAAAGAAAGGTAGCTGGCTGTCTGCAATCAAAAGGGTCTTCACACCCAATTCCAAAGAGAAGTTGGTTCAT GGCTCAGAGAAGAAAGgtgtgaaggagaagaagaagtggGGATTAGGAAGGCTAAAGCATGGGGAATCACATTCCTTCATGCCACTCTATAGAGAGCCAAGTAGTATTGAGAAGATACTTGGGGATGCTGAGAGGGAGCACCAAAGGACACCTACCATGCATTCTAGGGAGCACCAAAGGACACCTTCCATACCCTCAAGGGAGCACCATAAGTCACCATCCATACCCTTCAGGGATCACCAACAGACCCATTCCTTGCCTTCAAGGGCTCACCACTATAAAGCAATTGCAACCCCAAATTACCATCAGAGTGCAGCCATCAAGATCCAAACAGCATATAGGGGTTATCTG GCAAGAAGGAGCTTTAGAGCATTAAAGGGGCTAGTGAGACTTCAAGGAGTGGTACGTGGACAGAACGTGAAACGCCAAACCATGCATGCAATGAGATGTATGCAATTGCTTGTTAGAGTTCAATCACAAATCCATTGTAGGAGGATTCAAATGATGGAAATCCAATCTCTCCAACGACAAAATCTACACCGGATTATTGACAAGGATTTAGAGAGCAGCTTAGGCAAAGGCACCATGACTCACCTT TCTGAAACAGAACAGCTTGAAGATTGGGATGATAGCGTGCTCACAAAAGAGGAAATAGAAGCAAGGATGCAAAGGAAGGTAGAGGCTGTGATCAAGAGAGAAAGGGCCTTGGCGTATGCATATTCCCACCAG CTATGGAAGGGCACACCGAAATCGGCGCACACCGCCCTGATGGAGATCAGGTCCGGGGGGTTCCCTTGGTGGTGGAACTGGCTAGAACGACAGCTCCCTTCTCATACACCAGAGGACCCGACCGCACGTTTCAAAAACAACGTTACACCATCCAAGCCCAGCCCAGAGCCCAATGCCCGGATCAAGCCCCACAACTACAAGCAACCGAAATTCAGCGTCGAAGGCTTCGATGTGGCTACGCCCAGGTCAGGAAAGTCATCACCCATGATGAAAGCAAAGCATGTACCAATCCTAACTGTTAAAACACCGCAGAACAATAGCCCAGCCCACTCAAAGCCCATGAAGCCCAGAACTAGTATGGATGGACACTCACTTGGTGCAGCTCTACTGAGGGACGACGAAAGCCTCACGAGCTGCCCATCGTTCTCGGTCCCAAATTACATGGTGCCGACGGTGTCCGCTAAGGCGAAAGTGAGGGCCCACAGCATTCCTAAAGAGCGGTCGGCAGCGCCCGCCGAGCGCGTGTCAAAGAAGAGGCTGTCCTTCCCTCTCACCCATAGCATTGGGGCACTGTTTACAGGGAAGGACTCTACTTCTCAAAGGATGTCAGGGAACCATAAGTCCTTGCAATCTATAGGGAATTTGAGTGTGGATTCTACCATTTCTTTGCCTGTTGGGGTTGGGAGGAAGCCTTTTCAAAGATTTGTGTGA